The following coding sequences lie in one Glycine max cultivar Williams 82 chromosome 19, Glycine_max_v4.0, whole genome shotgun sequence genomic window:
- the LOC100818399 gene encoding pentatricopeptide repeat-containing protein At1g79490, mitochondrial, which produces MIYNRHLLSSATNLYKLTHQFSLLSRAYSFVSPPPFTQKFTFLSPPWRFPSTPRLCNGSNLVGMRIMRCYCHDSGGAKEWTEEIEYLDESGGVIYKGKGVRSVEPGVDDHVMVGEVKKPFVNALAVAKIVEVVKRWKWGPELDTQLDKLQFVPNMTHIAQALKVVGDVDACLSLFRWAKRQAWYVPSDDCYVMLFDGLNQKRDFEGIQLLFDEMVGDSADGVSLFAACNRVIRYLAKAEKLEVSFCCFKKILNAGCKVDTETYNSLITLFLNKGLPYKAFEMYESMEKAGCSLDGSTYELMIPNLAKSGRLDAAFKLFQEMKVRGFRPGLNVFASLVDSMGKAGRLDSAMKVYMEMRGYGYKPPPTIYVSLIESYVKSGKLETALRLWDEMRMAGFRPNFGLYTLIIESHAKSGKLEIAMSTFLDMEKAGFLPTPSTYACLLEMHAASGQIDPAMKLYNSMTNAGLRPGLSTYTVLLTLLANKKLVDVAAKILLEMKAMGYSVDVTASDILMVYIKEGSVDLALRWLRFMGSSGIRTNNFIIRQLFESCMKSGLFESAKPLLETYVNSAAKVDLILYTSILAHLVRCQEEKNERHLMSILSATKHKAHSFMCGLFTGPEHRGQPVLTFVREFFQGIDYELEEGAAKYFVNVLLNYLVLMGQINRARCVWKVAYENKLFPKAIVFDQHIAWSLDVRNLSVGAALIAVVHTLHRFRKRMLYYGIVPRRIKLVTGATLKIVIAQMLSSVESPFEVSKVVLRASGDSVMEWFKKPIVQQFLLNEIPSRSDILMHKLNILFPSSAPELRSLSPPKPLIASRAM; this is translated from the coding sequence ATGATTTATAATCGCCATTTGCTTTCTTCTGCTACCAATCTCTACAAACTCACCCATcaattctctcttctctctcgcGCTTATTCCTTCGTTTCCCCACCACCCTTTACCCAAAAGTTTACGTTTTTGTCCCCTCCATGGAGATTCCCCTCCACCCCACGTTTGTGCAATGGTTCAAACCTTGTGGGGATGAGAATCATGAGATGTTACTGCCATGACAGTGGTGGGGCTAAGGAGTGGACTGAGGAAATTGAGTACTTGGATGAATCTGGTGGGGTTATTTACAAGGGTAAGGGTGTTAGGTCTGTTGAGCCTGGTGTTGATGATCATGTGATGGTTGGTGAGGTGAAGAAGCCCTTTGTGAATGCCTTGGCTGTGGCCAAAATTGTTGAGGTTGTGAAGAGGTGGAAGTGGGGTCCAGAATTGGATACCCAGTTGGACAAACTGCAGTTTGTGCCTAACATGACTCACATTGCTCAAGCATTGAAGGTTGTTGGTGATGTTGATGCTTGTTTGAGTTTGTTTAGGTGGGCCAAGAGGCAGGCTTGGTATGTACCTAGTGATGATTGTTATGTCATGTTGTTTGATGGGTTGAACCAGAAGAGGGATTTCGAGGGGATTCAGTTGTTGTTTGATGAGATGGTTGGCGATTCGGCTGATGGGGTTTCGTTGTTTGCGGCATGTAATCGGGTGATTCGGTACTTGGCTAAGGCGGAGAAGTTGGAGGTGTCGTTTTGCTGCTTTAAGAAGATACTGAATGCTGGTTGCAAAGTTGATACCGAGACGTATAATTCGCTCATtactttgtttttgaataagGGTTTGCCTTATAAGGCGTTTGAGATGTATGAGAGCATGGAGAAAGCCGGTTGTTCGTTGGATGGTTCCACGTATGAATTGATGATACCGAACTTGGCAAAGTCAGGGCGTCTTGATGCTGCTTTCAAACTCTTCCAAGAGATGAAAGTGAGAGGTTTTCGGCCGGGTTTGAACGTGTTTGCATCGCTTGTTGATTCAATGGGGAAGGCGGGGAGGTTGGACAGTGCAATGAAAGTTTACATGGAGATGCGAGGTTATGGGTACAAGCCTCCCCCTACTATATATGTTTCTTTGATTGAATCTTATGTTAAGTCTGGAAAGTTAGAAACTGCTCTAAGGCTTTGGGATGAAATGAGGATGGCAGGGTTCAGGCCCAACTTTGGCTTGTATACTTTGATCATTGAATCCCATGCGAAATCAGGGAAGCTTGAAATTGCTATGTCTACATTTTTAGATATGGAGAAAGCGGGATTTCTACCCACCCCATCTACGTATGCTTGTCTCTTGGAAATGCATGCTGCATCTGGACAAATTGATCCTGCCATGAAACTGTACAATTCAATGACTAATGCAGGTTTGAGGCCTGGCCTAAGTACTTATACTGTCCTTTTAACTCTTCTGGCTAATAAGAAGCTGGTTGATGTGGCTGCCAAAATTCTACTTGAAATGAAGGCCATGGGATATTCTGTGGATGTCACAGCTAGTGATATTTTGATGGTTTATATTAAGGAAGGTTCGGTTGATCTAGCTTTGAGGTGGCTGCGTTTCATGGGTTCATCAGGGATCAGaaccaataattttattatcagGCAGTTGTTTGAGTCATGCATGAAGAGTGGGTTATTTGAATCCGCCAAGCCTCTTCTGGAAACATATGTTAACTCTGCTGCAAAAGTTGATTTGATACTTTACACCTCCATTTTAGCTCATCTTGTTAGGTGTcaggaagagaaaaatgagaggCATTTGATGTCTATCCTTAGTGCTACAAAGCATAAGGCACACTCTTTTATGTGTGGACTTTTCACAGGCCCAGAACATAGGGGACAGCCAGTGTTAACTTTTGTCCGGGAATTCTTTCAAGGTATTGATTATGAATTGGAGGAGGGAGCTGCTAAGTACTTTGTCAATGTTCTTCTCAATTATCTAGTTCTAATGGGGCAGATAAATCGAGCTCGATGTGTTTGGAAGGTTGCTTATGAGAATAAACTTTTCCCTAAGGCTATAGTCTTTGATCAGCATATTGCATGGTCCCTTGATGTTCGAAACTTGTCAGTTGGAGCGGCTCTTATTGCAGTAGTGCATACTCTTCATAGATTCAGAAAGCGCATGCTATATTATGGCATTGTACCAAGACGGATAAAATTGGTTACAGGAGCAACTCTGAAGATTGTGATTGCACAGATGTTGAGCTCAGTAGAGTCTCCATTTGAGGTGAGTAAAGTGGTTCTTAGGGCATCAGGAGATTCTGTCATGGAGTGGTTTAAGAAACCAATCGTTCAGCAGTTTCTTCTGAATGAAATTCCATCTAGGTCTGATATTCTGATGCATAAGCTAAACATACTTTTCCCCAGTTCTGCACCTGAACTTAGATCTCTATCTCCTCCTAAACCTCTCATTGCAAGCAGGGCAATGTAA